The sequence below is a genomic window from Lolium perenne isolate Kyuss_39 chromosome 4, Kyuss_2.0, whole genome shotgun sequence.
CTAATGTACTTTACGTAAAATAAGACGGCCTTTCTGCAAAAGTAGCTCTCTTAGTATAATtacctttcccctcccccaatccCGCCCCTCGCCCTGCCTCAGTTTACACTCCCAATAGTCCCCGAGCGCGACCTACCTTAGATCGCCCCATTGATCCTCGTTGAAGAAGGTAATACCACCATTCCTACCTGTAATTTCCAGTATAAAACCGTTAATCTCCAGTTTTCCACTCCTTACCAGTTCATGCTCTAGTACCTCCAGCAGGCACCAACACCTGTTCCCTGGTCAGCCAAACCTCCATGTTTTGTATGTGTTGTCAGTTCTGTCGGTTTTGATTTGAGCATGGATTTCCCTTGTGCTTGTTTGGGTACTAGGGAATTTTAGAAGGACTGGAGTTATTGGCCCTACTAGGGTTTTTGATGCCAAGTTTTGGGCTGTTCCTTCACCGAAATCGTGTATGGCATTGCTGTATGAGCCTGAATCTCAACATTGGTAAGCAAGTAATCCGTGCACAATCGCTGTTCTTTCTGCCACGTTTAGTGTCCTATTTCTGCACGAGACTTGATATTTGCAGTACGTGTTGCCAAAATCTTCATTTGTGGTGAAGAACGAAATTTACGCTTGCTGTGCTTAAATAGGTCAACGGTTTCAAACCGTGGACTGAACTTTGTTTCAAGCTGTGTTCCTAACTTAAAACCCAGCGTGCCTTTTTGCTTCAGAGCAAATCCGTAACGGTCTCCTTCAGACCACCAGAGTCTGAATTTCCTGACCCCAGTTTCCTTCCTGCGAGCAAATTAGTCCGAGTTCATTTCTACTTTGTATCAATCTGTCGGTCTGAAACTGAAGCACCTTAATTTGAACTCCTTATTTAAAGCCGTAAACTAAAGATCCGTCCTTATTTAAGTCAATTGTTGTAGCATAACTGTTTTGTGCCCATTCTGCTTAACTTCAGCTGTAATTTGCAATCTTAGTTAAGACAACGGTATATCTCTTACTCTAACACTGAAGAAATTATTTCATTGTTTGTGCTATGTGCAGCCTTAGAACACCTGCAATGGCAGCCTATCAAACTGGCCGTATGTCCGATCCATCGGTGCTCAACACCAATGCTATCACCCAAAGGCTCAACAACTTCACTACTGAGACTGCCGGAGTAGACAAGTCCATAGGCTACCTCGACATCTTTGTCCACCAGGCGCGCGATATCAACAACGTCTGCATCTACCACAAGCAGGATGTGTACGCAAAGCTGTGCTTGACAAGCGATCCAGAAGTGTCATGCTCAACCCAGGTGATCAATGGCGGTGGACGTAACCCGGTATTCGATGAGGCTCTGAAGCTCGACGTGCGCACGGTGGAGGCTTCGCTGAAATGCGAGGTCTGGATGCTGAGCAGGGTGAGGAACTACCTTGAGGACCAGCTTCTTGGCTTCACCGTTGTTCCTTTGGTCGACATCCTAGTGGCTGATGGAAAGCTGGCCCAGGAGTTCTCCATGTCATCCACTGACCTGTTTCACACACCAGCCGGGTTTGTGCGCCTGTCCCTGTCTTATATTGGTAGTTCTCCGGATGTCATTGAAATATCGTCACCGGAGAAGTCGGCATCTGCTGTGACCGATTCTGGCAATGACAACTTGGATGCTGCTGAGATCGAAAAGATCGAATTCCCAGACTTGAATATGGCCAGGGAGAATGAAACTATGGTCTCCAAGTATTTCGAGATGGAGACCTTGGAAACATATGAGAATCTAGTCAAAGCTGAGAACAGCAAGTTACTCCAGAATGATGTAGTTATACCTGGTCCTGAGATATCTACTGTCAATCCTGAGGAATGTCCTGACGAAAGCAGCTGTGTATCAACAGCAGACCCGCAGTCGGTCTCCGAGCCGTCGGAGACCGCCGCCGCGGCTTCTTCCAGTGAAATCCAGAGGGAGAAGAGCCAAAATGTTACGGATGGCGAGGCTGATTCTTCTGAAGCGCCTCCACCCAAGGATGAGCTTGTCCAGACTTCAGTGATCGGCGTCAACCTCCAACCTGGGGAATCTGTTGTCCAGCAGGACATAGTTGACATGTACATGAAGAGCATGCAGCAGTTCACCAACTCCCTTGCGAAAATGAAGCTCCCGTTCGATGTCGTCGAGAACATTACTAGTCCCTCCGCCGATGATAGCACCGACTCGATTACAGCTGAGAAGTCGTCGCCATCGAAGGGTTCAAGAGTCTTCTACGGAAGCAGAGCCTTCTTCTAAGGTTCATCTGATAGCTAGGGTCGCACATAGTACTACACTATACACTCACTCTACACTTTGGTATTTGCTAATGGTGTTAAGCTTTGTTTAAAGGACTGAGATTTCATAATAATTCATCAGAGCTGTAGATTCAGCTTGTATAACAGTGCTTCTATTGCACTGAAGTAACTTCATGCTACTACTTCTACATTAGATCTTAAGAAAGATTTATGTCGGTCCCCAATCAATTTGAATCATAGATATTACGAGCAAGATTAACATGAttatactagatttgctgccaccaGGTACAAGCCTGGCATTGCATAATCACATAAACAAGAATGGAAAAGATGTATAGATGACAAATATATCAATCAGGAAGCAGACACACCAAAATTCAGTAAAGGACAAGGTGCATTTCGCATGGTACAGAGATCCACAAAACCGGTTTAGATGAGGAGAAAAAGAAATGTAAACTCTAGACACATCTGGGGTCCAATAAAGTGCTGATCAACATGGAATTACAGAAGATGTAAAAAAAGTTTACATGATTCAAACATCCCTACAGTGGGAGAAATCGGTGATTTCGGGGCTTAAAGTCAACAATTCAAAAAGTGATCAACTAAaaatcatcatcatcctcctcaGCCATGTGTTTTGCCAGCTCTTCCTCCTGCTGGAGCCTTTCTCGGCGCTTCTCAGCACTCTCCTTTTCCTTGTGAGAATTCGGAGGGAACCTCATCGCCTTGACCGCTTCATTATGCATGTTGAGGCAGAACGCAATCCTGGAGTTGAATGCAGCCTGGGGTTCATTCGTCGAGTAGACATCACCAGTTTCTTTCGACACCATCCAGCCATTCGAATGATCTATGGTGGCATCAATTGCACCATCTCTTATGGCCTTGGATACAATGCTCTCCGCATCAGCAACAGGATCTGCAGAGACTAGCCTTAGCTTCTTGGCAATGTCAGCAAGGGAGATCCGTGAGTATGAAAGGCTGATGTTCCTGAGTCCAGTTCGAATCACATTGTGGCGCAGCCTCACAATCAAATTGTGAGTCCTGTCTGCACTGAAAGTGCTTGCAAATTTGTCTGCAACAGCTCTAAACAATTCCAAATCCCCAATCCTCACCGCCTAGAGACCAATAATTCAAATGTTATGACTAGAGCTTCCCAGTGTAGTAACATATGAAAGTAATATTTAAAAGAAGACTAAAACTTACATTTGTAAGCTCAAAATAAGGTATCAACGCTTCCTTCATTCCTTTCTGCATGAAAACAGTCCTCTCTGGGATCTCCCCAAGAAGCAGCCTTACTATGATAGCCCATTTATTGCACTGAATCCGAAAGCCACG
It includes:
- the LOC127297085 gene encoding uncharacterized protein → MAAYQTGRMSDPSVLNTNAITQRLNNFTTETAGVDKSIGYLDIFVHQARDINNVCIYHKQDVYAKLCLTSDPEVSCSTQVINGGGRNPVFDEALKLDVRTVEASLKCEVWMLSRVRNYLEDQLLGFTVVPLVDILVADGKLAQEFSMSSTDLFHTPAGFVRLSLSYIGSSPDVIEISSPEKSASAVTDSGNDNLDAAEIEKIEFPDLNMARENETMVSKYFEMETLETYENLVKAENSKLLQNDVVIPGPEISTVNPEECPDESSCVSTADPQSVSEPSETAAAASSSEIQREKSQNVTDGEADSSEAPPPKDELVQTSVIGVNLQPGESVVQQDIVDMYMKSMQQFTNSLAKMKLPFDVVENITSPSADDSTDSITAEKSSPSKGSRVFYGSRAFF